A region from the Anoplolepis gracilipes chromosome 2, ASM4749672v1, whole genome shotgun sequence genome encodes:
- the Ufd4 gene encoding E3 ubiquitin-protein ligase HECTD1 isoform X1: protein MADVDPETLLEWLSMGQGDERDMQLIALEQLCMLLLMSDNVDRCFECCPPRTFLPALCRIFLDELVPDSVLEVTARAITYYLDVSAECTRRVVAMEGAVKAICSRLSGAGLGSRASRDLAEQCIKVLELVCAREAGAVFEAGGLPCALCFIREHGARVHRDTLHSAMAVVTRLCGKVEPQDKALPDCVEALSVLLRHEDAHVADGALRCFASLADRFSRRGTDPAPLASNGLVSELLYRLSNAAGPGTSTTATCSNPKTPPPSSTITTVPAPEPKSCASVSTIISLLSTLCRGSPSITHDLLRSELPDAIEKALKGDERCALDSMRLIDLLLVLLFEGRLALGRSTTGGPSGPLLPRLRRLDSAGEKSHRQLIDCIRSKDTDALIEAIDTGGIEVNFMDDVGQTLLNWASAFGTQEMVEFLCDRGADVNKGQRSSSLHYAACFGRPAIAKVLLRHGANPDLRDEDGKTPLDKARERVDEGHREVAAILQSPGEWMLPPSQEHRKLETEIEEFTEPKGDPEMAPVYLKRLLPVFCATFQSTMLPSVRKASLSLIRKMVHYIQPELLIETCRSDKTGGCGAMLVEVIANVLDNEELEIKASLSSPTAFKVFGPKLLDLTTRKSCCNYILDKTEDEDGHLVVLQMIQDLMIKGKDEFLEHFARLGVFSKVAALAGPQETTPEPETESNQSGDDQRMEDAKELLIGRAYHWRDWCICRGRDCLYIWSDAAALELSNGSNGWFRFILDGKLATMYSSGSPEGGTDTSGKGRNTESLTTEENRGEFLEKLQRARSQLKVNFVSQPVLSRPGTTRLVVGNWALSSRKESELCIHNSDGQQQATILREDLPGFIFESNRGTKHSFTAETSLGPEFAAGWTGKRGKRLRSKIEAIKQKVKVQAQEIYERYFKVAQAQPRGVVAKLGQIVSQIEKASQKQQSGNREWRNVLQSALEQLKVLLNEEGRVSAYELHSSGLVQALLALLAAPPGPSPPTLRATKLRMQRITVFNSCFQTKDMNKEHNSAKILVHKLVSVLESIEKLPVYLYDTPGSGYGLQILTRRLRFRLEKASGESALIDRSGRSLKMEPLSTIQQLENHLLKMVAKQWHDHDRSTFTFVKKLKEENKITFKYQHDFDENGLLYWIGTNAKTCPEWVNPGQYGLVVITSSDGRNLPYGHLEDILSRDPAALNCHTNDDKRAWFSIDLGVWIIPNAYTLRHARGYGRSALRNWMFQASKDGVTWITLYAHVDDCSLNEPGSTATWTLEPPSEETQGWRHLRLQQIGKNASGQTHYLSVSGFEVYGEVTGVCEDLGRAAKEAEAGVRKQRRFIKTQVLKHLVAGVRVARGLDWKWRDQDGVPPGEGTVTGELHNGWIDVTWDHGGSNSYRMGAEGKYDLRLVGTSLETDSTVKCKSGGGVLTGRKSNSTPSLPDCTDTAMRSSVASTDQAASADNLAAKQAAESIAESVLSVARAEAVVAVTSESGANSTGELSVVLHPRPDTAVTSDLATIVESLTLNTDCPVNSTSNRASSSKPLFATIRGNKASGGLLSLETAEVLDRMREGADRLRNNTNSFLSGELLGLVPVRISVSGESDENSLRIKSVPRHHPTGIADVAKDCITREKEASSSTQNTTGNCPVVVTNPMSVSVPNLACSDANNTLESTAATGLLETFAAMARRRTLGPTGGQHLASNSSTSSNPRGPNSVSSLVRLALSPNFPGGLLSTAQSYPSLTSSGQVAGSGVTTTTGPGLGQALTMSLTSTSSDSEQVSLEDFLESCGGVATSSAGGGRTTGGPTLLTELEDDEDGVLEEEEDNEENDQEEEDEENEEEGDGCEGEYEEVMVSRNLLAAFMEEEAPQSSKRRAWDDEFVLKRQFSALIPAFDPRPGRTNINQTTDLEVPPPGSEAQVNSRIGTLPMPRLSLSLKGPGFPGIPDIEIPLSDPHASIFQAVQELMQLTELGSRQEKLKRIWEPTYTIIYKEARDEESSGRATPIVTLYSRNLTQSANACTMEDVLQLLRHVFVLSTTRDDGISLEQEESNETTYWLHPDDFTSKKITNKIVQQIQDPLALAAGALPNWCEELARSCPFLLPFETRRLYFSCTAFGASRSIVWLQTQRDAILERQRAPGLSPRRDDSHEFRVGRLKHERVSVPRGEKLLDWAEQVLKIHASRKSILEVAFVGEEGTGLGPTLEFFALVAAELQRKDLGLWLCDDATDDNGMQILSEEQCVPGEKIRPAGYYVTRASGLFPAPLPQDSAACDRAVRYFWFLGVFLAKVLQDNRLVDLPLSRPFLKLMCRGDISNNVNEKIGLTGITQDSISSSMSSSFISEEGETDAAYSSLEPCPWYSGLLDIEDLAEVDPVRGEFLKEIQNAIAKRDRTFSDGVNSTDEEMSLYITHPSGTSVAIEDLTLTMAYSPSSKVFQHDHVELVKDGSDIAVTIENAREYTNLTINYCLNQGIYRQLEAFKLGFSKVFPMEKLHVFSPEEMRAMLCGEQNPQWTREDLLNYTEPKLGYTKESPGFQRFVNVLLSLTGSERKAFLQFATGCSALPPGGLCNLHPRLTVVRKVDAGSGGYPSVNTCVHYLKLPEYPTEEILKERLLAATRERGFHLN, encoded by the exons aTGGCAGATGTTGACCCAGAAACTTTGTTAGAATGGCTCAGTATGGGGCAAGGGGACGAAAGGGACATGCAATTAATTGCATTAGAGCAATTATGTATGCTGTTACTTATGTCCGATAATGTTGATCGTTGCTTTGAatg ttGTCCTCCGCGCACATTTCTCCCAGCACTTTGTAGAATTTTTCTGGACGAATTAGTGCCCGATAGTGTGCTGGAAGTGACTGCTCGAGCTATTACATATTACTTGGATGTTTCTGCGGAATGTACGCGCAGAGTGGTGGCTATGGAAGGCGCAGTAAAAGCTATTTGCAGTCGACTTTCTGGTGCTGGACTTGGCTCCAGAGCCAGTCGGGATTTGGCAGAGCAATGTATAAAG GTATTAGAACTTGTATGTGCGAGAGAAGCAGGTGCTGTATTCGAAGCTGGTGGTTTACCTTGTGCATTGTGCTTCATCCGAGAGCACGGAGCGCGCGTACATCGGGACACATTGCATTCGGCAATGGCAGTCGTTACACGTTTATGTGGCAAAGTTGAACCTCAGGATAAGGCTTTACCTGATTGCGTTGAGGCTCTATCGGTGTTGCTCAGACACGAAGATGCGCACGTTGCAGACGGTGCACTTCGTTGCTTTGCATCACTGGCGGATAGATTCTCCAGAAGAGGGACTGATCCTGCACCATTAGCATCAAATGGATTAGTATCTGAACTTTTATATCG gTTATCAAATGCAGCAGGACCTGGTACATCTACTACAGCGACTTGCAGCAATCCAAAAACACCACCACCCTCTAGTACTATAACCACAGTTCCAGCTCCAGAACCAAAATCATGTGCTTCTGTTTCGACTATAATTAGTCTCTTATCGACACTTTGTAGAGGATCACCATCAATTACACACGATCTTTTACGTTCTGAATTACCAGATGCGATAGAAAAGGCACTAAAAGGAGACGAACGATGCGCTCTCGACTCTATGAGATTGATAGATCTTCTATTAGTCTTATTGTTTGAGGGTAGATTAGCATTAGGTCGTAGCACTACTGGTGGTCCATCTGGTCCCCTGTTACCAAGATTAAGACGTTTAGATAGTGCTGGAGAGAAATCGCATAGACAATTAATCGATTGTATACGCTCGAAAGATACGGATGCTTTGATAGAGGCAATCGATACAGGTGGGATTGAAGTTAACTTTATGGATGATGTTGGACAAACTTTGCTCAATTGGGCTTCAGCATTCGGTACGCAAGAAATGGTCGAATTCTTATGTGACAGAGGAGCAGATGTTAATAAAGGCCAACGATCGTCCAGTCTACATTACGCAGCTTGTTTTGGAAGACCAGCTATTGCCAAAGTTTTACTTAGACATGGTGCTAATCCTGATTTGAGGGATGAGGATGGGAAAACACCTTTAGATAAAGCCAGAGAACGCGTCGACGAAGGACATAGAGAAGTTGCAGCCATTTTACAGTCACCTGGAGAATGGATGTTACCACCGAGTCAAGAACATAGAAAACTTGAGACAGAAATAGAAGAATTCACAGAACCTAAGGGAGATCCTGAAATGGCGCCTGTTTATCTAAAAAGATTATTGCCAGTGTTTTGTGCAACCTTTCAGTCAACTATGTTACCAAGTGTTAGAAAAGCGAGTTTAAGTTTGATCAGAAAAATGGTGCATTACATTCAACCAGAATTGCTTATAGAAACCTGTAGATCTGACAAAACCGGAGGATGTGGAGCTATGCTTGTAGAAGTAATTGCCAACGTTTTAGATAATGAG GAACTTGAAATAAAGGCGTCATTATCATCACCTACGGCTTTTAAGGTGTTTGGCCCAAAATTACTCGACCTTACAACTCGCAAGTCTTGTTGCAACTACATTCTTGATAAGACG GAAGATGAGGATGGTCATTTAGTCGTCTTGCAAATGATACAGGATTTGATGATTAAAGGCAAAGATGAATTCTTAGAACATTTCGCACGTTTAGGAGTATTTTCAAAAGTTGCCGCTTTAGCCGGGCCACAAGAAACTACACCCGAGCCAGAAACAGAATCAAATCAATCAGGAGATGATCAAAGAATGGAAGAtgcaaaagaattattaataggTAGAGCGTATCATTGGAGAGATTGGTGTATATGTAGAGGACGTGATTGTTTATACATTTGGTCCGATGCAGCGGCTTTAGAACTATCGAACGGAAGCAACGGATGGTTTAGATTTATCCTTGATGGCAAATTAGCAACTATGTATTCCAGCGGAAGTCCGGAAGGTGGGACGGATACATCGG GAAAAGGAAGGAACACAGAGTCTCTTACTACTGAAG AAAACCGTGGTGAATTTCTGGAAAAACTGCAACGGGCGCGTAGTCAGTTAAAAGTAAACTTTGTAAGTCAGCCTGTACTCTCTCGGCCTGGCACTACACGGCTGGTTGTAGGAAATTGGGCATTATCTAGTAGAAAGGAAAGtgaattatgtatacataatagtGATGGTCAACAACAGGCAACCATTTTAAGAGAAGACTTACCaggttttatttttgaatcaaACAGAGGTACCAAACACTCTTTCACGGCTGAAACCAGTTTAG GTCCAGAATTCGCAGCGGGTTGGACTGGTAAAAGAGGGAAAAGATTGAGATCTAAAATTGAAGCGATTAAACAAAAAGTCAAAGTGCAAGCACAAGAAATATATGAACGTTATTTCAAAGTAGCACAAGCTCAACCACGTGGTGTAGTTGCTAAGCTTGGTCAAATTGTTAGTCAAATAGAGAAAGCATCTCAGAAACAACAATCTGGAAATCGCGAGTGGCGTAATGTGTTGCAATCCGCATTAGAACAacttaaagtattattaaatgagGAAGGTCGGGTATCGGCATACGAATTGCACTCCAGCGGTCTTGTGCAAGCGTTACTCGCTTTATTGGCTGCGCCTCCTGGACCCTCACCACCAACATTAAGAGCAACTAAACTTAGGATGCAGAGGATAACTGTGTTTAATAGTTGTTTTCAAACAAAAGACATGAATAAGGAACATAATTCCGCTAAAATTTTAGTTCACAAATTGGTTTCGGTGTTAGAATCGATAGAAAAATTACCCGTATACTTATATGACACACCTGGATCAGGCTATGGTTTACAG ATTTTGACCAGAAGATTACGCTTTCGATTGGAAAAAGCTTCTGGCGAAAGCGCATTAATAGATCGATCTGGTCGTAGTTTAAAAATGGAACCATTAAGTACGATACAACAGCTAGAAAATCACTTATTAAAAATGGTAGCTAAGCAATGGCACGATCATGATAGATCTACATTTACAttcgtgaaaaaattaaaggaagaaaataaaataacatttaaatatcagcATGACTTTGATGAGAATGGTTTGCTATATTGGATCGGTACAAATGCTAAAACCTGCCCTGAATGGGTAAATCCAGGTCAATATGGTTTAGTTGTCATTACATCGAGCGATGGAAGAAATTTACCATATGGCCATCTCGAGGATATACTCAGCCGTGATCCAGCGGCATTGAATTGTCACACTAATGATGACAAACGCGCATGGTTCTCAATTGATCTTGGAGTTTGGATAATTCCTAATGCTTACACTTTAAGACACGCGAGAGGATATGGCAGAAGCGCTTTGAGGAATTGGATGTTTCAAGCATCGAAGGACGGTGTTACCTGGATAACATTATATGCTCATGTGGACGATTGTTCTTTAAATGAGCCAGGAAGTACAGCTACCTGGACATTAGAACCACCGAGTGAAGAGACACAAGGCTGGCGGCATTTACGTTTACAACAAATTGGAAAGAATGCTTCTGGACAAACACATTATCTATCTGTGTCTGGTTTCGAGGTTTATGGGGAAGTTACTGGAGTATGCGAAGATTTAGGTCGTGCAGCCAAAGAAGCTGAGGCCGGTGTACGGAAACAaagaagatttattaaaacgcAAGTTCTTAAACATTTAGTTGCAGGAGTTAGAGTGGCTAGAGGTTTAGATTGGAAGTGGAGGGATCAAGATGGTGTACCACCAG GTGAAGGGACAGTTACGGGAGAATTACACAACGGATGGATAGATGTAACCTGGGATCATGGTGGATCAAATTCCTACAGAATGGGTGCAGAAGGAAAATATGACCTCAGATTAGTTGGCACTAGTCTTGAGACAGACAGTACAGTGAAATGTAAAAGTGGCGGAGGAGTTTTAACTGGTCGGAAATCAAATAGCACTCCTAGCTTACCCGATTGCACTGATACCGCTATGCGCAGTTCGGTAGCTTCCACCGATCAAGCTGCAAGTGCGGATAATCTTGCAGCAAAG CAAGCTGCCGAATCGATAGCCGAGAGTGTGTTATCGGTAGCCCGTGCTGAAGCAGTAGTAGCTGTAACTAGCGAGAGTGGAGCAAATTCGACGGGTGAACTTTCGGTTGTGTTGCATCCTAGGCCGGATACAGCCGTTACTAGTGATTTAGCTACTATCGTTGAAAGTCTCACCCTTAACACGGATTGTCCAGTTAACAGTACTAGTAATCGAGCATCCAGTTCAAAACCACTTTTTGCCACTATAAGAGGAAACaag GCTAGCGGAGGCTTATTGAGTTTAGAAACTGCTGAGGTTCTGGATCGTATGAGAGAGGGAGCTGACAGATTACGCAACAATACTAATAGTTTTCTCAGCGGCGAACTACTTGGTCTAGTTCCCGTTAGAATCAGCGTTTCCGGCGAGTCGGATGAAAACTCATTAAGAATCAAATCTGTACCAAGGCATCATCCTACTGGAATCGCAGATG TTGCTAAAGACTGTATTACTCGAGAGAAAGAAGCTAGCTCGTCTACACAAAATACAACGGGTAATTGTCCTGTTGTGGTTACCAATCCCATGTCGGTATCTGTGCCTAATCTCGCTTGTTCCGATGCTAACAATACCTTGGAATCAACAGCTGCTACTGGTTTATTGGAGACTTTCGCTGCAATGGCGCGAAGACGAACATTAG GACCTACAGGTGGACAACATCTTGCTTCGAATTCTAGTACGAGTTCTAATCCACGAGGACCAAATTCTGTGTCTAGTCTCGTACGATTGGCGCTCAGTCCAAATTTTCCCGGTGGTTTACTTAGTACGGCGCAAAGTTATCCAAGCTTGACGAGTAGTGGACAAGTAGCTGGTAGTGGTGTCACCACGACAACCGGACCAGGCTTAGGACAAGCGCTTACTATGTCTCTGACTAGTACAAGTAGTGATAGCGAACAg GTCAGTCTTGAAGACTTCCTGGAATCATGCGGAGGTGTAGCGACTTCTAGCGCTGGTGGAGGTCGTACTACTGGTGGACCTACACTTTTGACTGAACTAGAAGATGACGAAGATGGTGTCttggaggaggaagaagataatgaagaaaatgatCAAGAA gAGGAAGATGAAGAAAATGAGGAAGAAGGTGATGGTTGCGAAGGCGAATATGAAGAAGTAATGGTAAGTCGCAATCTTTTAGCAGCATTCATGGAAGAAGAAGCACCACAGAGTAGCAAAAGGCGCGCATGGGATGACGAATTTGTGCTGAAGCGTCAATTTTCTGCTCTTATTCCTGCTTTCGACCCACGTCCTGGCCGGACAAACATTAATCAG ACAACGGATTTAGAAGTTCCTCCTCCTGGCAGCGAAGCGCAAGTTAATAGCCGTATAGGAACATTGCCCATGCCTAGGCTTTCCTTATCATTGAAAGGACCAGGCTTTCCAGGTATACCAGATATTGAGATACCACTTTCAGATCCACACGCTAGTATTTTTCAAGCGGTCCAGGAACTAATGCAATTAACTGAATTGGGAAGTCGTCAAGAGAAATTGAAAAGGATATGGGAACCAACCTACAC tataatatataaggaagCTAGAGACGAGGAATCATCTGGTAGAGCAACACCGATCGTAACATTATACTCTCGTAACCTTACGCAAAGTGCAAACGCGTGTACCATGGAGGATGTCCTGCAGCTTTTGAGACATGTATTTGTGTTGAGCACCACTCGAGACGACGGTATTTCATTAGAACAAGAAGAATCAAATGAGACAACCTATTGGCTTCATCCAGATGACTTTACATCCAAGAAAATCacgaataaaattgtacaacaGATTCAAGACCCGTTGGCTCTAGCTGCTGGTGCATTGCCCAATTGGTGTGAAGAACTCGCCCGAAGCTGTCCGTTTTTGCTGCCCTTCGAAACCAGACGACTCTATTTTAGTTGTACTGCCTTCGGTGCTTCACGGTCTATTGTATGGCTACAAACACAACGAGATGCGATCCTTGAAAGACAAAGAGCACCGGGTTTAAGTCCACGACGGGACGATAGCCACGAATTTCGTGTCGGCAGGCTTAAGCATGAACGAGTCAGTGTGCCTAGAGGagagaaattattagattGGGCGGAACAAGTATTgaag aTACACGCAAGCCGTAAGAGTATACTTGAAGTCGCATTCGTAGGAGAAGAAGGTACTGGTCTCGGACCTACTTTGGAATTTTTCGCATTAGTTGCAGCGGAGTTGCAACGTAAAGATTTAGGTCTGTGGTTATGTGATGATGCCACCGATGATAATGGTATGCAGATCTTGAGCGAAGAACAATGTGTTCCTGGAGAGAAAATTCGGCCTGCGGGATATTACGTGACACGAGCTAGCGGTTTATTCCCAGCCCCATTGCCACAAGATTCAGCAGCCTGCGATCGTGCTGTTCGATATTTCTGGTTCCTAGGAGTCTTCTTAGCAAAAGTTCTCCAggataatagattagtagatCTACCGTTATCCCGTccattcttaaaattaatgtgtCGCGGTGATATTTCAAACAATGTCAATGAGAAAATCGGTCTTACTGGCATTACACAAGATAGTATATCATCCAGCATGTCAAGTAGCTTTATATCGGAAGAAGGAGAAACAGATGCTGCATACTCATCATTAGAACCTTGTCCATGGTATTCTGGTTTATTAGATATAGAAGATCTTGCTGAGGTGGATCCTGTAAGAGGAGAATTTCTGAAAGAGATACAAAATGCAATTGCTAAGCGTGACAGAACTTTTTCGGATGGTGTTAATTCCACCGACGAAGAAATGTCATTATACATTACTCATCCATCGGGTACTTCAGTGGCTATTGAGGATTTAACATTAACCATGGCATATTCACCAAGTTCGAAAGTTTTTCAACATGATCATGTGGAATTAGTGAAAGACGGCTCAGATATCGCAGTAACGATAGAAAATGCAAGAGAATACACTAATCTTACCATCAATTACTGCCTTAATCAGGGAATTTATAGGCAACTCGAAGCGTTCAAATTGGgcttttcaaaagtttttccGATGGAAAAACTCCATGTTTTTAGTCCAGAGGAGATGCGAGCAATGCTTTGCGGAGAACAAAATCCACAGTGGACGAGAGAAGATTTGCTCAATTATACCGAGCCAAAACTAGGATACACGAAAGAAAG tccTGGCTTCCAAAGATTTGTCAACGTGCTGTTATCATTAACTGGTTCGGAAAGAAAAGCATTCTTACAATTTGCTACCGGTTGTTCGGCTCTACCTCCAGGAGGTCTATGTAATTTACATCCCAGATTAACTGTTGTACGGAAAGTGGACGCTGGTTCTGGTGGTTATCCTTCTGTTAACACCTGTGTTCATTACTTAAAATTACCAGAGTATCCTACCGAGGAAATTCTGAAAGAAAGACTCTTGGCTGCTACCCGAGAAAGAGGATTtcatttgaattaa